Proteins found in one Brachyspira murdochii DSM 12563 genomic segment:
- a CDS encoding DUF2262 domain-containing protein produces MFYLQKESEFRDEYKDAAFIIGSPDFLGAKTEDDNKINVLIICIAYKDIETNYIEKNKKIVVRMKIDEKEMDYYKSILKRESVVKLKVRYEKEQGEELAEFLLADIIDSNYKDEDLTPMLKEYLEPIYYKDEVLGDFLYNRMVGSFDKEFDWINNIKVLIAFDDADEYYKEKSVNFIRNIFSDIEYWNNEIKEYSARSIISQGNKAAAKRGENTVDEREFVKEFANKIDLIEIIIHEKYDYVNYRLGNKRVFPLDVIVEGDLRGNFINAFISQF; encoded by the coding sequence ATGTTTTATTTACAAAAAGAAAGTGAATTTAGAGATGAATATAAAGATGCTGCTTTTATAATAGGTTCTCCAGACTTTTTAGGGGCAAAAACTGAAGATGATAATAAAATAAATGTTCTTATTATCTGTATTGCATATAAAGATATAGAGACTAATTACATAGAAAAAAATAAAAAAATAGTTGTTAGAATGAAAATAGATGAAAAAGAAATGGATTATTATAAATCAATTCTTAAAAGGGAGTCTGTTGTAAAATTAAAGGTAAGATATGAAAAAGAGCAGGGTGAGGAGTTAGCAGAGTTTTTACTTGCTGATATTATAGATAGTAATTATAAAGATGAAGATTTAACTCCTATGCTTAAGGAATATTTAGAGCCTATTTACTATAAAGATGAAGTTTTGGGTGATTTTTTGTATAACAGAATGGTAGGTTCTTTTGATAAAGAGTTTGATTGGATTAACAATATAAAAGTGCTTATAGCTTTTGACGATGCTGATGAATACTATAAAGAAAAGTCTGTTAATTTTATTAGAAATATATTTTCTGACATAGAATATTGGAATAATGAGATTAAAGAATATTCAGCAAGAAGTATAATTAGTCAAGGCAATAAGGCAGCAGCAAAAAGGGGTGAGAATACTGTTGATGAAAGAGAATTTGTCAAGGAGTTTGCAAATAAAATAGATCTTATTGAAATAATAATACATGAAAAATATGATTATGTTAATTATAGATTGGGTAATAAAAGGGTTTTTCCTTTGGATGTTATTGTTGAAGGTGATTTAAGAGGAAATTTCATAAATGCATTCATAAGTCAATTTTGA
- a CDS encoding aromatic ring-hydroxylating oxygenase subunit alpha, with protein MIYNMWYAVLDSREVKKNKPLFAKRLNKNLVFWRDKNNNICCIDDKCCHRGASLSHGKVCVDNIACPFHGFQFDKSGKTVIIPANGKNTEVNKNFFVSGYEVRDLYGFIWFWYGDKDKINDKIMFPDDLRDNKFSYSSIKDEWNNHYTRCIENQLDVVHVAFVHHNTIGRGNKTIVNGPLVESDEDSNILKFYVNNVTDNGQKALNASEMKKEDFKYFLYFYFPNTWQNYIFEKMRIFGVFAPVDDENTVIYMRFYQKILNIPFIKNIINFIGKKYSDIVLKQDKNVVKTQSKKESYLGMKEEKLIPGDKPIIMYRSIRDKLKNKNNPLM; from the coding sequence ATGATATATAATATGTGGTATGCAGTATTAGATTCAAGAGAAGTAAAAAAAAATAAACCTCTTTTTGCTAAGAGATTAAATAAAAATCTAGTATTTTGGAGAGATAAAAATAATAATATATGCTGTATAGATGATAAATGCTGTCATAGAGGAGCTTCATTATCTCATGGCAAGGTATGCGTAGATAATATAGCCTGTCCTTTTCATGGATTTCAGTTTGATAAAAGCGGGAAAACAGTAATAATTCCAGCTAATGGAAAAAATACAGAAGTTAATAAAAATTTTTTCGTTTCGGGATATGAAGTAAGAGATTTGTATGGATTTATTTGGTTTTGGTATGGAGATAAAGATAAAATTAATGATAAAATAATGTTTCCAGATGATTTGAGAGACAATAAATTCTCATACTCTAGCATTAAAGATGAATGGAATAATCATTATACAAGATGCATAGAAAATCAGCTTGATGTAGTGCATGTAGCTTTTGTACATCATAACACTATAGGAAGAGGAAATAAAACTATTGTTAATGGGCCATTAGTAGAGTCAGATGAAGATAGTAATATATTAAAATTCTATGTAAATAATGTTACAGATAATGGACAAAAAGCCTTAAATGCCTCAGAAATGAAAAAAGAGGATTTTAAATATTTTTTATATTTTTATTTTCCAAATACTTGGCAGAATTACATATTTGAAAAGATGCGTATATTCGGAGTATTTGCCCCTGTTGACGATGAAAATACTGTGATATATATGAGGTTCTATCAAAAAATATTAAATATTCCTTTTATAAAGAATATAATAAACTTCATAGGCAAAAAATATTCAGATATTGTATTAAAACAAGATAAAAATGTAGTAAAAACTCAATCTAAAAAAGAATCTTATCTTGGTATGAAAGAAGAAAAATTAATACCGGGAGACAAACCTATAATAATGTATAGAAGCATAAGAGACAAGCTAAAAAATAAAAATAATCCTCTTATGTAA
- a CDS encoding STAS domain-containing protein, translated as MMGISLETSYYLKDNSVIIISLYNNIYDEFLPQLKELFSEFLIKNINNVILDLSKCLFMEKDIWEYFINLKKDLIHKKGDLVISGICGMVKNDYNLMELSHCIESFNNINDAFYNFGILTDIKSA; from the coding sequence ATGATGGGTATTTCATTAGAAACTAGCTATTATTTAAAAGATAATTCAGTTATTATTATTTCACTGTATAATAATATCTATGATGAGTTTTTGCCTCAATTAAAAGAGTTATTTTCTGAGTTTTTGATAAAAAATATTAACAATGTCATATTAGATCTGTCAAAATGTCTTTTTATGGAAAAAGATATATGGGAATATTTTATCAATTTAAAAAAAGATTTAATTCATAAAAAAGGGGATTTGGTCATATCAGGAATATGCGGAATGGTAAAAAATGATTATAATTTAATGGAATTATCCCATTGTATAGAATCTTTTAATAATATAAATGATGCTTTCTATAATTTTGGTATATTAACTGATATTAAATCAGCTTAA